From the Roseibium salinum genome, one window contains:
- a CDS encoding DUF2093 domain-containing protein, with protein MMNRYENPRIPSEARVRYLDGDFQVETPGTFVRCAVTGTAIPLDELKYWSVERQEAYVDAKASMKRHLETQG; from the coding sequence ATGATGAACCGCTACGAAAACCCGCGAATTCCCAGTGAAGCCCGTGTCCGCTACCTGGATGGCGACTTTCAGGTGGAAACACCGGGAACCTTCGTGCGTTGCGCGGTGACCGGCACGGCCATTCCGCTCGATGAATTGAAATACTGGTCCGTCGAGCGCCAGGAAGCCTATGTCGATGCCAAGGCATCCATGAAGCGGCATCTCGAAACGCAGGGATAG